Below is a genomic region from Silurus meridionalis isolate SWU-2019-XX chromosome 1, ASM1480568v1, whole genome shotgun sequence.
TTTGTgcgtaaaataaaaaaaaaaaaaaaaaaaaaaagtgttggttGAAAAGtcattatttgaatttatttcaattcaacTATTAATTCTAAGATTAAAAATCTATCCCTTAATGCCATATCGTATATAAAAAATTGTGACACTTTACATACCCAAAGAATCCTTTGAGGAATGTTACGTAGATGAGAGGAGCAAACACGGAGAAATAGAGGAATGTGGTGACATCAACACAGCTGTGAACAAATACATGCATAGTGAGAATCGTACAAATTTGCCAATCCTGGACCAATGTGTTCTCTGTTAATAAAATGGGACATACCAAAGGCCTTCTATAATATCAGCACAGAGGAGAGCACTACCCAGACCCTGCACCATATTCAGCACTGACAGAATGGCAGCATACACGTAAAAACTTCTCTTAGCTTCAAAAACAGATGAGAAACAGATTAATACATTATCATGTTCATATTAGAGTACCAATCAGCTAATATTACAGATTAAGATCAAACAATGCATGAAAACTACACTCACATGGTAATGATATTCTTTCTCTGATCGAGGTTTTGGGCAGAACAACAATCAGTGAATAAAcctgtagaaaaaaatatatacaaatacggTATTTTTAGGTGATGATCAAGTCATTCTGAATCCAAATCAAAACAGCACTCTGTAGACCCCTTGTGTTACACGACCACCATTAAGTTATAATTTTTCCCCCAATACCACCACATCCTGAACAGATCTGgttctcttataccacagcagttTGTCAGGATctactttttttaatagatgGATGTTATAAGATTCACTCATTATAGTTCTTTTAAATGCGGAAAAACATCTGCAGAACACgttagttcctgttattattaatgttacgcacttctctttttctctctctcactctctctctcttaaatttaataataaataatccagCTTGTCACATTACTGAGAAACCACAACGCCCTCTGTCCTCAAAGACTTCCTGTATCTGAAAAGTCATTTAAAACTTTACTAATGACTGTTACAACCCGTTGACAATTAAGACTCCcgaaaatgctaaataaacaactccacactaatacactatatggacaaaggtatagCGACACCTggctttcccagccatatgtggttctttcccaaacgtTTATCACAAAGTggcacaaagacagctccatgaagatatgctttttaCAGGTTctatgctatagagctctgacctcaactctatttaCCACCATTGGAATGAATTTTCATGcagattgcaccccaggcctcctcacctcacaccagtacctgactttactaacacataTGTGTCCCAAATGAGTgcaaatctctacaaacacactccaaaattgagtagaacatcttcccagaattaGACAGcgctttaaatatattaatgtagAGTATCCTCCAAACAGCCCATGTGCAACATGTATGTATAGAAACATACAGTATCTAAAACATATTAGAACgagcacattaataaaaaacagatttgttttgaaatgatCAATACTCTCTGAGCCATGCTTTGAAAGGACAATCAAACGTTCACACTGCTGTGGTAGAAGTTCTTTTTTCAAAGCCAGTCTCAGATTGCTCCAGTTATAACAACACAATCTCACGCATTCTCTCAATTAACACAAGCTGGAATCCATTACCAGGAAGAAGAAACAGGAGCTGGCCAACCAGAAATGTCGTCCTCCATGACCATAGATATTGAAATCATCAGCAGAGAGATGCTGATCCGGGTACAGAATCTCCAGTGTACCCTGTAATATTCCCccaaaaatcatacatttatacaagTATATATGTTAGAAACTGATGAATATGTTAGAAACTGATGAATAGATGTTAATAACTGGATATGATTGATTATACCTGAGTAATTGAGTAAGCCAGTGCTAACACTGCCGTTATGGCCAACACCCGTTTGATGCTCGACTTGCTCTCCAAATGACCTGCAGCAGTAAAGCATGAAGTACAATATCGTGAGTATATCGCAACTATTATTCAACAAAAATCTCCTCAGATTACTGGAGCCTACCAAAAGCCAGTCCTAATATGACAACGCTGAGCTCGATGGTCAACAGGAAGAAGCGTGTGCTCTCCCACAGCACCTGAAAGCAGTACAAAGCTcttatcagtttttttttattattattaatatacaccccaataaaaaaataaacacaatgacTCAGCTATCTGGCTCTCCACCTTCTCTGCTCTCTCAGTTCTCCCAGCTGTGAAAGATTTTAGACTCTACCTCAGTAGCTATgtgaagagaaatgaaagaagtaaaaaaaaaaaaaaaggaaagaaagtaagaaagaaaaaaacgatgTGCTTTAATTAGTATTACATGAATCTAAAGATGGCTTTGGGCTAGCAACAGCTCGCTGGTTTTCCCCCTTCAGCAGAACAATATGATTAGACTGACAGCACctgttctttgtgtgtgttgctaCATATCGCTTATCAGATTAGGGTTTTTCAGTAATGTTATGAGCAGAGGGGTCATGTTATAGGAAAATGGACAGGAGTTACGGCCTGAAcatgaatacaaaataataaaataaaataaaaaaccaacaccaacagcttcaggTAATGTTCGATTGTCAGTGATTTTGATTAACACTGTGCGGACTAAAAAAGgtcttgttgatgagagagggcagtggagaaTGCCCAGACTGGGGAAAGTTTCAGAAGATTACTGTACCACAGTGTTTAGTAGAAAAGTGACTCAAGCGAGTGTTATACAAAATAATGGTCGCCTGATGGGACGACAAGCGTTTGACAAATCAGCAGTCTGCACTATTTCTAGCTTCGGTCATAGTCTATTCGTTACAGTGTGACCTCTATGGGAATGGAAATAATGACTGAATAGTGACAGTAAATTACAGGTCACGCTATACAGGGTAAAGTGTTATTTTACAGCATTACATGTCAGCGTTAGATTTCTTATTTACTCCATGCGTTTCTCATGACAGCAGCTTTCTTATAGTTTTGGTGTTTGTGTTGGAAAACAAAAGCGAAATCCTTACAGCTTTTATCCacaggtatgttttttttttttaccttatcgACGATGATAGCTGCACTCGATGCGCTCACGGTCATGGAGACGATCGCTCGAGTGATTCCGACAACTGCCACTACAAACACCTACACCCGGAGCAGAAGACAGTCAATTAATAaagagtgaaaataaaatactcAGGCTGTTATACTGACCGTATGAACATATCAGGGTTTAGATTACACCCCCCCCCGAATATTAAGGTGTCCAAAGAATAGTGTGGGAGGTTAATAGATTATCTCACCAGGATGTAAAATGTGATAAAGATGGGGCTGGAGGTGAGGCGGATCTTTGCGCGGGCTGATGGAAGCTTCCATATCAGGAATATGAGGAAGGCTACATTTGGCACCAGCAGCAGGAGGTCCCAAAAGCGTACCCTAATGTAACAATGTGACATAAACCTTTATGTAAATTCAGTCTGGATAAACCAACAAACAATCCAGACTAAATGAAGACTGCATTCTGAATGTGCTTAattatggttttaaaaaaatagctATGACTTGCTTAGCATTTCAGGTGCTAACATTTTGTTGTATTCGGTGTTTCTAATGCAAGTACAAtggaaaaggggaaaaaatgcttcttaaaaaaagaataaagaaactTTAGCtcttataaataaatggaaaagagCTTGACCTGAAAAACTAAGGTGCTGCTACATCGCTCtcttaaagaaaaagagagattgtCTAACGTGTCACTGAAAGAAGTTTAAACTTAAGCTTAACTCAGTATTTTATCACCAAATTCTTGGCTCCAGTAACCAAAACTGAAAGTCGTATCATTTATTGCAATGGGAACTTCAACAAAAACAATGGACTTTCCAGTAAGAGACACTAAAGAAAGGGGAAGTGAAGCCTCATATAGTACAtcgcaaacaaataaaatacagcacTTTGCTTGGAGCAAGACCAACAATAAGCTAACTATACTGTTAGCTATTTCATTACATACCTTTAAACAGCATTTACTTTAAGTAATTAAATATGCTTTACAATACTTTGTGAAGTGACATTCAATTCAGACTGCAATAATTATCTCTTTAGAATTACTGGATTAAGATCACGTAatcacgtacacacacacacacacacacacacacacacaaacacacacatatatatatataagggctgcagctatcgataaTTACAACACAAGGCTGAAAACGTGTGTATGCCACTTTCCATGAAAAAGGTTGggatttatgttaaaaaaatttaaaataaaataataataataatttaagtaAACTCTGAGCCCTACACGCACTGTGGAAGCACAAAAGGCGGCGCACAAAAACACATGCTTTCTGTGTCGCTAATTGCCCTTCTCGTTTAGAAACAAGAACCCAGAGCGGTCCAgggtttagcgggtggtgcgtcagtaataatggtctgtggggAAACACCGTGCTCCATATGTAGttaaaaagactaaacaaaacataatttgccataatgctttttttgtattagaATTATTTGAGTTAATCTAGGAATCGTTTGAgcgcaaaaatatatatatatatatatatatatatatatatatatatatatatatatatatatatatatatatatatatatatatatatatacacacacacagtggaacccgcttatctcgacctcggttaactcgacaacccttttaagtcgacgtttttgaagtggaaccgccaaattctcgctttgtcttaggattttttatcggttatgtcgattcttttattttgacgaaccctgatatctccagcacaaggggggaaaaatttgccatttaacgtcggttatctcggtgcagccgcagaagaactcgcggaagtggcggaaaaatcaaggcttacagctgctacaggtgttgtattgtatactggtgaatctctgctgttagttagtgcacatatgccttttgttgttaaatgttatgcgatgaacgggcggcaaaagccgcgcttggcggcgcagaacgtgggatgagcagcaaaagcatagaatgaacaccggcaggatcgggggaatccgcggtgtgctttgggaagaaaagagcagccattGAGAGAGTTCCGGTttgaaggcacgtaccgggatacacatgagcgataacaacgaccgccgtgaaccaacatataccaacaataacggacagtgagagtgtggaagtttaaataggagctggtgatgatgctaaacgagcaccatatgtgcgcgattgaagcggagcttcagagaaagcagccgagaaagcacctgccgcgacgaagggggccgaagggggcgtggcaggtggattcctgacagttaataaacatgtactgtatgtatttttatagcatgccttcatcaaacaaatcgcagcaacgctgttgtgtaaaaaaaaaccttcaaaaacacgtgcatgcacattctcatttattaacgcacatcatgtacataaagaaatttcaagcgcgttaatatattgccgccattttgattttcgtttatctcgatcatcggttatctcgatgctttttggcgaccccctaggacatcgacatacccgggttccactgtattatatatatatatatatatatatatatatatatatatatatatatatatatatatatatatatatggagagagagagagagagagagagagagagagagagagagagagagagagattctagCGGTGTAAGGAAAACATACCTGGAGGTGCCAATGTCCTCATAAAGCACCCGCAGGCAGTTGTGTGGTTGGCTGATATTGGATTGAGATGGCCATGTGGGCAGAACTGAGGTGTTCTCTATGGCTGGGGGCAGCGTGCTATTACCAC
It encodes:
- the tpra1 gene encoding transmembrane protein adipocyte-associated 1 homolog, whose translation is MLDGVPVTESWFVQRGNSTLPPAIENTSVLPTWPSQSNISQPHNCLRVLYEDIGTSRVRFWDLLLLVPNVAFLIFLIWKLPSARAKIRLTSSPIFITFYILVFVVAVVGITRAIVSMTVSASSAAIIVDKVLWESTRFFLLTIELSVVILGLAFGHLESKSSIKRVLAITAVLALAYSITQGTLEILYPDQHLSADDFNIYGHGGRHFWLASSCFFFLVYSLIVVLPKTSIRERISLPSKRSFYVYAAILSVLNMVQGLGSALLCADIIEGLCCVDVTTFLYFSVFAPLIYVTFLKGFFGSEPKILFSYKSQIDEPDEPDVHLPHTSSAGLGSRKDLEHSSYSSTQIDTSGAYLDDVVSGPYGTGHSINSIDSERWRVINA